Proteins found in one Miscanthus floridulus cultivar M001 chromosome 4, ASM1932011v1, whole genome shotgun sequence genomic segment:
- the LOC136552052 gene encoding uncharacterized protein: protein MEWRDSFLDLVLIPLSLLLPMAYHAWLWREVRLRPLRTAVGINAAARRLWAIGMMKDNAKNAVTVVQSVRNVIMGSTLMATTAILFCTGVAAVLSSTYTIKKPLSDTVFGAHGEYMMALKYVALMLLFLFAFLCHSLAICFLNQASFLINTSGCLFSSAADADSDSDAASGLPLPHTRDYVGDVLERGFTLNLVGNRLFYAGVPLLLWIFGPLLAFLSSMVMIPILYSLDVVNLRGHSGCVVSSKSAEMNGSDCTHAV from the exons ATGGAGTGGAGGGACAGCTTCTTGGACCTGGTGCTCATCCCGCTCAGCCTGCTCCTCCCCATGGCGTACCACGCCTGGCTGTGGCGCGAGGTCCGCCTCCGTCCGCTGCGCACGGCCGTCGGTATCAACGCCGCCGCGCGCCGCCTCTGGGCCATCGGCATGATGAAG GACAACGCCAAGAACGCGGTGACGGTGGTGCAGTCGGTGCGGAACGTGATCATGGGGTCGACGCTGATGGCGACGACGGCGATCCTCTTCTGCACGGGCGTGGCGGCGGTGCTCAGCAGCACCTACACCATCAAGAAGCCGCTGAGCGACACCGTGTTCGGCGCGCACGGCGAGTACATGATGGCGCTCAAGTACGTGGCGCTCATGCTGCTCTTCCTCTTCGCCTTCCTCTGCCACTCCCTCGCCATCTGCTTCCTCAACCAGGCCAGCTTCCTCATCAACACCTCGGGATGCCTCTTCTcctccgccgccgacgccgactccgactccgacgccGCCTCTGGCCTCCCGCTGCCGCACACCAGGGATTACGTCGGCGACGTCCTGGAGCGCGGGTTCACACTCAACCTCGTCGGCAACAGGCTCTTCTACGCCGGGGTGCCCCTCCTGCTCTGGATCTTCGGCCCGCTCCTCGCCTTCCTGTCCTCCATGGTCATGATCCCCATACTCTACAGCCTCGATGTCGTCAATCTCAGGGGGCACAGCGGATGCGTCGTCAGCAGCAAATCTGCAGAGATGAACGGGAGCGACTGCACGCATGCCGTCTGA